One stretch of Corynebacterium imitans DNA includes these proteins:
- a CDS encoding GntR family transcriptional regulator: protein MHPLRPPQQHEEIAAYLRDEIFAGRIPAGEPLPSEADLCKQFNSSRGPVRQALSTLRAEGLISAGRGRRSLVLSNTRTESFEEILSNTAWITNMGKAPGQVLEFFGRAPLPEPAADALRVARDTQAVLVRRTRTADGAPLLCESLYFHPSLEEELATLDPARDSIHRHLSTCGISCNNLSRRLNVRAATAAQAEALRIAAGTPVIQVQMTVFDHAGQPVEFAVQTYRADTLTIGLHNVRGHASPLWFEIDS from the coding sequence GTGCACCCACTTCGGCCGCCGCAACAGCACGAGGAGATTGCGGCGTACCTGCGTGATGAAATCTTCGCCGGGCGCATCCCCGCCGGCGAGCCGTTGCCCTCGGAGGCGGACCTGTGTAAGCAGTTCAACTCCTCCCGCGGGCCGGTACGCCAAGCCTTGTCGACGCTGCGCGCCGAGGGGCTGATCTCCGCAGGGCGGGGGCGACGCTCCCTCGTACTGTCAAACACGCGCACCGAGTCCTTCGAGGAGATCCTGTCGAACACGGCCTGGATCACCAACATGGGCAAAGCTCCCGGCCAGGTGCTCGAGTTTTTCGGCCGCGCCCCGCTGCCGGAACCCGCCGCGGATGCGCTGCGCGTCGCCCGTGATACGCAGGCGGTACTCGTCCGCCGCACCCGCACCGCGGACGGGGCGCCGCTCCTGTGCGAGTCGCTCTACTTCCATCCCAGCCTCGAGGAGGAGCTTGCCACGCTCGACCCGGCGCGGGATTCCATTCACCGCCACCTGAGCACCTGCGGCATCAGCTGCAACAACTTGTCCCGCCGCCTCAACGTTCGCGCCGCTACCGCGGCGCAGGCCGAAGCGCTTCGCATCGCCGCAGGTACACCGGTCATTCAGGTGCAGATGACGGTGTTTGACCACGCGGGCCAGCCCGTGGAATTCGCGGTGCAGACCTACCGCGCCGACACGCTGACCATCGGGCTGCACAACGTGCGGGGGCACGCGTCCCCCCTCTGGTTCGAAATCGATTCGTAA